TTACCATATTCCACATAAGAAGGCGGATACGGCCTCAAAAGAATCAACGGTAAACAATTGTTTTTATATACACAATAAACATCAGCTAGATATTACTCATACTATGACTCAAAAAACATGGGAAGAAATAGTCGCAGAAGTGGATTAAGTTCGCCTTCTGAAAGATCCATAGTTCATTGATTTGAATTTATTATATAAGAATAATCAAGGTGATAGTTTAAAATGGAATTTGAAAAGTTATTAAATAGGAATGTTACTGAACCTGACACTTATTTAATGTCTAAAAATATAGCCGAGCATAATGTCTTAGTCACTGGTGCAGGTGGAACTATAGGCTCCGAGTTGTGTCGAAAAATACTCAGTTATAACCCTAAGAGCCTTATTTTATTTGAACTCAGTGAATATAATTTATATTCAATTGAACATGAAATTAAAGCATATTTAGCTCAAACTGGGCAACAAACACCCATATTTTCAATTATTGGTAACATACAAAATAAAACGCACTTTGGCTCAGTTTTAGAAAAGCATAAAGTCCATACCATCTATCATGCAGCGGCACACAAACATGTCCCTATGGTAGAAAATAATATCGTAGAAGCTGTGAAAAATAATGTATTTGGTACGCTTTCTTGTGCTGAAGCTGCGATCGAACATCAGGTCGCCAATTTCACACTCATCTCCACAGATAAAGCCGTAAGACCAACCAATGTCATGGGAGCGACGAAAAGACTTTCAGAGTTAATCCTGCAAGCTTTGTCGATACAACAGTCCTCCACCTGCTTCACCATGGTGCGTTTTGGGAATGTATTAGGCTCTTCAGGTTCCGTTATCCCTCTATTTTTAAATCAAATTCAAAACGGCGGGCCACTCACTGTCACCCATCCTGATATAACGCGGTATTTTATGTTGGTCTCAGAAGCTTCTGAGCTGGTGATTCAAGCAAGTGCCATAGGCCACAGCGGGCAGGTTTTTGTCCTTGATATGGGGGAGCCAATAAAGATTCACGACCTGGCTAAAAATATCATTAAGCTCACCCAGACAAAGCAAGACATTCAGATTGTATTTTCGGGTTTAAGACCGGGAGAGAAGCTGTTTGAAGAGTTGTTAATTGGAGAAAACGCCAGTAACACCATTCATCCTAAAATTAAATCTGCGACTGAAGTGCACATTAAGCCAGAACGCTTAAATCAGATTCTAGCGTCTTTGAAAAAATATTGTCACCTTATGGATAAAGACATGTTAAAAACCATTCTCCTGGCAATTCCAACAGGCTATAAAATTCCCAAACATCAAAAATCACCAACAAAAACAGTAGAGCAAGTTTGTTCACATCATCACGACGGACAATCTCTCGAAGCTCATTGAGACGAGTATACCAGTTAACCTCAAACCGTTGGGTATGTCATCACAGGAGCGGCCATGTAGAATGAGTCTCGCCTCACTCTACATGGCAACATGCCATTTATGGCTCTACGATAGACTCTTGCTCTTCTGTACTTGGCAGAGCATTCCAAACCGCCTTAACTAAGGTCGCCAATGGAATGGCAAAGAAGACGCCCCAAAAGCCCCATAAACCACCAAATACTAATACTGCAACAATAATGGCGACAGGATGAAGGTTGACCGCTTCCGAGAAAAGGACTGGCACCAGCACATTGCCATCCAATGCCTGAATAATGCCATAAGCAACAAGCAACCAGTAAAATTGAGGTGTTAACCCCCACTGAAACAATCCGACAATCGCAACAGGAACCGTCACCGCAGCTGCACCAATATATGGAATCAACACAGATAGCCCCACAGCGACCGCCAACAATGCAGAATAACGAAGGTCCAGTATGGCAAAAGTCACGTAACTCACGCTACCAACAATCAAGATCTCAAGTACTTTTCCACGGATGTAATTTGAGATTTGTTCGTTCATCTCATGCCAAACTTTATTTGCTAGCTTGCGGTTTTTCGGCAACACACCGCTAGCCATATTCAGCATTTCTTCTTTATCTTTAAGCAAGAAGAAGACTAAAAGAGGGACCAAGATCAAGTAAACACCAAGAGTCGCCAAGCTCACTAATGATGCCAACGATCCTTTCACAACACTTTCACCTAAACCAATCGCTTTGTTTTTTGCATTGGTGACAAGGGTTTCAACAATTTGCAAGTTGGCCAGTTCAGGATAACGCTCTGGCAAGGTGGAGATAAACTTTTGCAGCCCCGCGTACATGCTCGGAATATCATTCAGCAAGTTGCCAACCTGAGTCCAGATCGTTGGTACTAATCCAAAAATAGCAACCAGCATCAAACCAGTAAAAATTAATATCACCGTTATAACAGAGAAGGTTCTTGGCACGCCAAGACGACACATTTGGGTGACTGGCCATTCAAGCAAATAGGCCAACACAATCGCAACAAGAAGCGGAGCAATGAGATGACCCAAAAAGTAAATAGTAATAAAACCAAATAAGAGAATGGCAACAAGACTTACAGCATGGGGATCTGAAAAGCGTCTCTTATACCAACGACTTACCATATCAAGCATTATGATGGCTCCTTATTGAATACTGTCAGTGTGAAATACCCAGATGCGGAGTGACAGCTAACTTTGTAGCCCTGAGCCAATAAATAGTTTTCTATATCACGCTTAGAACTTGAGTCCACAATTTTTATCATCAGCTGTTGATGAATTTCGGTTTTAGAGTGGAACAGGTTCACTATGTGACGCTTAGCCATTAACAAGGCCATAGGGCAACGCTGTTGACTCAAATCAAGTAACATAGATCTCATTGTCTTGCTCAGCACTTGTGATAGGGTTGTATTGTAACGGCTTTTTAAGTTGGTGCTAGCTTTTCTCAGACAATTTAACGTCAGTCAAAAGCGGTCAAATGCCCCTTTTTGCCAATACATATCGCTCAGCATGAAACCAATCCAGATGTTTCCTGTCTTATTAGAAGCACATGGTGTACGTTTACCACTCCCTTAAAAGTGAACGCTGATGCAAAAATATCAGTGCCAAGATAGCTGCAATGCTTGATTTATAGCAAGATCACTGACACGCTTCTGTGCGGCGAGGTAATTTGAGTACACACCTATCGCTCAGGACTTTGGAGAACCTTTTTTTTATATGCTAAAATGCTCCCGAACTCTGGTTACTTTGTCTCTTGCATTAGCAATGAGTACGCCAGTAACCCATGCCAATCCGCTTAATCTTCCCGATATTGGAACAACAGCGGCCAGTACATTGACCATTGATCAGGAGCTGATTTATGGTGACGCCTATATGCGTATGCTTAGGTCCAGCAAACCCCTTGTTAATGATCCGACCATCAATGAATATATTGATACTTTAGGCCATCGTTTGGTCTTGAAAGCTGATGACGTAAAAACACCTTTTCATTTTTTTATGATTCAGGACCGTAACATTAATGCCTTTGCATTTTTTGGCGGTTACGTGGCACTACATTCTGGTTTGTTCCTTCACGCAAAAACAGAAAGTGAACTGGCTTCAGTGATTGCCCATGAAATCGCGCATGTCACCCAACGCCACCTTGCTCGAAGTATGGAAGACCAGGCTCGCCGATCCCCTGCAAGTATTGCGGCATTAGCTGGCGGCCTGTTATTGGCTATCGCAGCACCTGAAGCGGGCATCGCTGCAATCACGGCAGCAACCGCGGGTAACATGCAAAGCCAAATCAATTATACCCGAGCAAATGAAAAAGAGGCTGACCGATTTGGTATCGCCACTCTGGCCAAAGCCGGCTTCGAAGCTCAAGCCATGCCGCGCTTTTTTAGTCGTTTGGCTGATGAATACCGCTATGCCAGCAAGCCACCACCTATGCTGTTGACTCACCCACTGCCAGAAGATCGTATTACCGATAGTCGAGCGAGAGCACGCGACTACCCTCCACTGCGTCTTCAGCCTTCAATCGATTATCACCTTGCCCGCGCAAGAATCATCGCTCGATACGCAGGTTTAGAGAGCCAAGCAGCACTAAGTTGGTTTGAGCGAACACAAAAGAAAGCACCAGCTAAAGCAGCTCCCTCTTTCAATTATGGCCGAGCATTGGTCCATCTGGACAATAAAAAGTTAACCAAAGCTGAGCCATTATTAATAGACTTGTTAAAACAAGATCCAAACAACCTTTTCTATCTTGATGCGATGTCTGATTTATACCTCGCTCAGCAACATCCTGAAAAAGCGATCAACATGCTTGAAACCGCACTAAAAAGTAATCCACAAAATAAAGTGCTGCTTATCAACTATGCCAACGCTTTACTCGAAGACAAACAAGATGCCAAAGCATTGAGAGTGCTTCAACGCTATACTCATGACCATCCTGACGATACCAATGGCTGGCAGCTCTTATCCAAGGCTAACCATGCCCTTGGTCACAGTGATGAAGAACTGGCTGCAAGAGCAGAGATTTTAGCTCTACAAGCAGGATGGAATAAAGCGATTCAATACTACAGCGAGGCCAGTAAAATCGCCGAGCTAGGAAGCTTAAAACAAGCACGCTATGATGCTCGTATCGATCAGTTAATGATCCAAAGAGATCAATTTATGGCGTTACAATAACCCTATGGAGAAAACCATGTCAGTCGTTATTTATCATAACCCTCGTTGTTCCAAAAGCCGCCAGACTTTAGAGCTTCTTGAACAAAATGGTGTCCAACCGGATGTGATCAAATATCTTGATACGCCGCTTAATGTTGAACAACTTCAATCGCTTTTCTCACAACTGGGGTTCACTCAAGTCCGTGATATGATGCGTACAAAAGAGACCCTTTATAAAGAACTCGAACTGGGCGCTTCATCTGTGACTGACGCACAACTATTTGAGGCAATGGCAACGCATCCAAAGCTGTTTGAACGTCCTGTCGTTGTGGCCAATGGCAAAGCTCGGATAGGTCGCCCACCAGAGCAAGTACTGGAAATCCTATAAATGAACTGCCAGATCCTTATTTTGTACTTTAGCCGCCATGGTTGTACAAAACAGCTGGCCAGACAGATTGCAAGAGGGGTTGAATCAATCCCTCATTGCGAAGCCATGTTACGGACTGTAGAAAGTTTACCTCCAGATACAACACCAGCATCGGAGCCAATAGTCACATTAGATGAGCTCAAAAAATGCGACGGCCTCGCGCTCGGCAGCCCAGTCTGGTTTGGTAATATGGCTGCCCCTTTAAAGCACTTTTGGGATCAAACCACTACTCTTTGGGTTCAAGGTGACCTCATCGATAAACCCGCTTGTGTTTTTACGTCCTCTTCCACCATGCATGGAGGACAAGAGACCACTCAACAAAGTATGATGACCCCTCTTCTTCACCACGGAATGATGATTTTAGGCATCCCCTATTCTGAACCAGACCTTCATACAACACGCTCCGGAGGGACACCTTATGGCGCAAGCAGTGTGGGGCACGAGTCAAGCCTTTCAAGTGAAGAGATTCGCCTTGCTCAGCAGTTAGGGAAAAGACTGGCCATTGCCGCCCAAAAATTAAAGGGCTGAATACAACTCAGGAAGATGACGACCAATGTCAAAGAAAATGGACTTTATACCACTTGGAAAGCAGACACAAAACTACCGTTACTTAGCGCTCATCAGTAACTTAATGCTACTGTCTTGGGTCGCCGCCTGGCAACTTTGGCTATCACCTCACCCTCACATCAACTCAATTTCTCTCGCGATTGCTTGGTGCTTGCCTTTGATACTGCCACTTCCCGGCATATTAGCGGGTAAGCCTTACACCCATGCTTGGGCCAATTTTATTCTTATGCTCTACTTCCTACATGCTTTGACCATCCTTTACCTCGATGGAGGAGAGCGATGGTTAGCCGTTGTTGAGTTAGTCCTTACTTCACTCAGTTTTGTCGGTAATATTCTATTCACGCGAGAACGAGGTAAAGAACTAGGGCTACGCTTAAAACGGCTTTCTCAAGTGGAAAAAGAAGAAAAAGAGAAATTCCTGAGGTAAATATACCTATGTGACTT
This window of the Vibrio azureus genome carries:
- a CDS encoding UDP-N-acetylglucosamine 4,6-dehydratase family protein; translated protein: MEFEKLLNRNVTEPDTYLMSKNIAEHNVLVTGAGGTIGSELCRKILSYNPKSLILFELSEYNLYSIEHEIKAYLAQTGQQTPIFSIIGNIQNKTHFGSVLEKHKVHTIYHAAAHKHVPMVENNIVEAVKNNVFGTLSCAEAAIEHQVANFTLISTDKAVRPTNVMGATKRLSELILQALSIQQSSTCFTMVRFGNVLGSSGSVIPLFLNQIQNGGPLTVTHPDITRYFMLVSEASELVIQASAIGHSGQVFVLDMGEPIKIHDLAKNIIKLTQTKQDIQIVFSGLRPGEKLFEELLIGENASNTIHPKIKSATEVHIKPERLNQILASLKKYCHLMDKDMLKTILLAIPTGYKIPKHQKSPTKTVEQVCSHHHDGQSLEAH
- the arsC gene encoding arsenate reductase (glutaredoxin) (This arsenate reductase requires both glutathione and glutaredoxin to convert arsenate to arsenite, after which the efflux transporter formed by ArsA and ArsB can extrude the arsenite from the cell, providing resistance.) yields the protein MSVVIYHNPRCSKSRQTLELLEQNGVQPDVIKYLDTPLNVEQLQSLFSQLGFTQVRDMMRTKETLYKELELGASSVTDAQLFEAMATHPKLFERPVVVANGKARIGRPPEQVLEIL
- a CDS encoding DUF2069 domain-containing protein, whose protein sequence is MSKKMDFIPLGKQTQNYRYLALISNLMLLSWVAAWQLWLSPHPHINSISLAIAWCLPLILPLPGILAGKPYTHAWANFILMLYFLHALTILYLDGGERWLAVVELVLTSLSFVGNILFTRERGKELGLRLKRLSQVEKEEKEKFLR
- the wrbA gene encoding NAD(P)H:quinone oxidoreductase; amino-acid sequence: MNCQILILYFSRHGCTKQLARQIARGVESIPHCEAMLRTVESLPPDTTPASEPIVTLDELKKCDGLALGSPVWFGNMAAPLKHFWDQTTTLWVQGDLIDKPACVFTSSSTMHGGQETTQQSMMTPLLHHGMMILGIPYSEPDLHTTRSGGTPYGASSVGHESSLSSEEIRLAQQLGKRLAIAAQKLKG
- a CDS encoding AI-2E family transporter gives rise to the protein MLDMVSRWYKRRFSDPHAVSLVAILLFGFITIYFLGHLIAPLLVAIVLAYLLEWPVTQMCRLGVPRTFSVITVILIFTGLMLVAIFGLVPTIWTQVGNLLNDIPSMYAGLQKFISTLPERYPELANLQIVETLVTNAKNKAIGLGESVVKGSLASLVSLATLGVYLILVPLLVFFLLKDKEEMLNMASGVLPKNRKLANKVWHEMNEQISNYIRGKVLEILIVGSVSYVTFAILDLRYSALLAVAVGLSVLIPYIGAAAVTVPVAIVGLFQWGLTPQFYWLLVAYGIIQALDGNVLVPVLFSEAVNLHPVAIIVAVLVFGGLWGFWGVFFAIPLATLVKAVWNALPSTEEQESIVEP
- a CDS encoding M48 family metalloprotease; translation: MLKCSRTLVTLSLALAMSTPVTHANPLNLPDIGTTAASTLTIDQELIYGDAYMRMLRSSKPLVNDPTINEYIDTLGHRLVLKADDVKTPFHFFMIQDRNINAFAFFGGYVALHSGLFLHAKTESELASVIAHEIAHVTQRHLARSMEDQARRSPASIAALAGGLLLAIAAPEAGIAAITAATAGNMQSQINYTRANEKEADRFGIATLAKAGFEAQAMPRFFSRLADEYRYASKPPPMLLTHPLPEDRITDSRARARDYPPLRLQPSIDYHLARARIIARYAGLESQAALSWFERTQKKAPAKAAPSFNYGRALVHLDNKKLTKAEPLLIDLLKQDPNNLFYLDAMSDLYLAQQHPEKAINMLETALKSNPQNKVLLINYANALLEDKQDAKALRVLQRYTHDHPDDTNGWQLLSKANHALGHSDEELAARAEILALQAGWNKAIQYYSEASKIAELGSLKQARYDARIDQLMIQRDQFMALQ
- a CDS encoding sulfurtransferase TusA family protein, translating into MLLDLSQQRCPMALLMAKRHIVNLFHSKTEIHQQLMIKIVDSSSKRDIENYLLAQGYKVSCHSASGYFTLTVFNKEPS